Genomic DNA from Manihot esculenta cultivar AM560-2 chromosome 15, M.esculenta_v8, whole genome shotgun sequence:
aattaattaataaatttttttaaatatataaattatataataatatgtttaacgaataaaattaataattaaattaattaataaaatttttcaaatataaaaaaatataaaagataataGATTTCGATTCAAAGCGCATCCCACCTTTGCCGTGAACGCGTATTTCCTTGGATTTTAGTGGATGTTCGAGAGTACCATTttacttgataaaaaaaaaaaaaaatcccaatttttcactttttatcccaataaatttaaaagttataagttaaattaaatttagctAAATTTCTTGATATATTAATTTAGGTAAAAGAAAACTAATagacttaatttatttattttagattaaatttcttaatttagccaaaagaaaactcaatttcttaattttcttaatctttaaattaaattaaaattgaattaaaacttttcGGTCAATTTAAACCGAAAAGTTAAAAGGAGAAAAATTAGAGTACTCAATAAATATAGTGATATTgagtattaatttttataaacaatCAATTTTCGAAATCCAAAGATAAGAGCACTATTTTACTGAATATTCTTTGATTTACCTTAACTTACAAATTTGAATTCATAaccatttgaaattttaaataatatgtatttaattaaaatatttataaataattaataaacgaCCGACCCATTCAACAAATTTGaacttataaatatatttcGGGGAAAGTATATTAAGTTAcctattttttttactataacaTTATCCAAAATATATTTCAATCAATATATTCCAATCatattatgaaatatttaattttaaattaaataataaaaatcaatataataaaattttaaaaaattactatttaatttctgaatttttatcaTTACCATCCTcgcattttaaaaattcaactaTTTAATCTCCCAATAAAtacttatatttaaattaaaaatatctttattcaaCACATGAAGCcaataatattttcataattacaATGGTAAAAAATTCATGAAAAATACCTTAAACTTAATACAGttaattctttaaaaatttcCCATATTGAAATCtgccaaaaatataaaaaaattaccaaaaattcatttttcaaaaaaaattggcCTATGTTGGACACAGATGCTGCACGGGTCTACGCGCACAACAGCTGCGGTGGTAGGCCTGTCTCACTAATCTtaagactcaaatgagagaaaaaaattttaaatacctgAATTGCCCTCTATTTTCTCCATCTCGGAACCATCTCTCTCCCTCTCGCATTGTTATCTCTATCTAAAATtcctactctctctctctctctataaaaATTTAGTGACAAGTGTTGGGTATAtggatttgaaattttaattttaaattcaaaagttcgaatattaaatttaaaatttagaaattgaaattaaaatatcttgTTTGGCTAATAAAAAGAATCttaaattttttccaaaaatagaaGAAGTGTTTATTCATACGTTCTAATGCTTAGTTTTTGAAGTGTTTAAATATCTCAGATTTGATTGATATCTAAATTCATATCTTTATTAAGATTTCCAAGTaagaaatttaattcaaattcaaattcatgaacccaaacaaacataaaagtaaaagttatgaaCAAAAAGTCTTTTGCTTAAGATAAGttattaaaataagaaatagaTTCCCATTTGAGTTTGAATATAATCCcaccattttaaataaaaaaaatttacgaaaattcaattttatttatttattttcttatcattttcttagttgaaataaatgaattcatattttttatttataaaatttttattatatataaaaataaaattatatatataattttataataatacatttgatgattttataataatttatttgaattcttttctcgCAGTCATTCATATTAAAAATCATTCatattaaaaagagaaaaatatatgTTATAATTTCATTACTTCGAAATACTTGTCCACGCTGATGAGCATAGACAggctaagaaaaataaaataaaaaaaaaaatcacaattaaGAGGTGAATCTCTTTTCATCTCACTGCCCTGAAGCcagttgaaggaaagaatgaGAGATGGTGTGCAGATTTGTAAAGGGGATATGTCCAAGCAATGGAGAACCACAGAAAATGGCAAAACCCAAAAGTGAAGTTGGAATTTGGTGGGGGACCCTTGCCTCAGTTGcaaattaggggtgagcattcggtcggttcggttcaaaaccgaaccgaataaaccgaaaatcaaaattttagtgtttataaaaaccgaaccgaacagattttgatcagaaaccgaatcgaaccaaaccgatctgatttggttcgattcgattcggtttgatcggtttcaatttttaataatttttttattttttacactttatttttaatattttaaattttaatcttaatatgatttaatttctctatattattaaaaaaacatattattatcactaatcggttcggttcgatttgatttttttgattttttctaatcaaaatcgaaccgaactgaaataactgaaatttctaaaattaaaaaccgaaccgaaatatataaaaaatcgaaccaaattttcaaatcaatttgattcgaccaattttttcagtttgaactgaATACTGCGCGCCCCTACTTGCCATGCAACAAAACAACAACAGCTTGAATATATAAAAGCATAAAACAGTTTGCATTAATGAGTTATTTCTTTCCCATGGAATGTCTAGGAATATCACCAGATTCTCCAGGAGAGAAGAAAAGAGAGACGACTAATATCTACCAATAAAAGTTGACCCCACATATCCcctttcaaattcaattatgtTTGATATATAAAGAGTGTGAAGCAAGCTGATCTTAACTATTTTCACCTGCGTTTAAATTTAAAGACTACACTTGAGTATAGAGATCTTTACCTTTTACAGTTGACGCCACATGAAGTTGTCCAATATTTACCCAGATGCTGGAAAACAGATGGTGGCTGTACTCCTAGGAGCAAAAATTAACCCcagcatttttaatttttcttagaGCAGTGTAGTGCTCTATCAGTAGCCAACACACAGCAACCAGTTAGCTATAGGTAATATGAGAATGAATTGTTAAAAATCATCATTggcgaaaaaaaaaaatccatatcTTCGCATATGAACATGATATTCTCAACTATTTGTCACGCATGTGAGCAAGTATGTGAAGGAACAAACTTAAGGAGAGAGAGCGTGCGCGCACGAGATATTCTCACTATCCGGTGCGCGTGTGTGTGATGCGTGTGGTGCATTTAGAGGATAAGGTCTCGTATCCACGAGAAAGAATGCATGAAAATTGCAGCAAATgttaacaacttgggcagctaACAAATAGGCTAAATACCAAGCCATCCATGTCAAGAGGTGGGAGATTCGTAATTTTCTTTCAATCAATGAGGACCCACTTGCTAAACTCTCAATCAAACTTGTATACTTTCTGTAAGCCAGCAACGCAATTCACCAACACCACATATTTGGTACCCCTCAATTCTTCATGCAGACTTTAAAAGAGCCAAGACAAAGGCAATCTTTCCAAGTTAATATCATGTATACACTACAAGACCAATAATGTAGAGGTTCTTATTGTGCATATATGTGTATTGCCATAATCAGAGGTAAAATACTGAAGACAAGAGAGGAAGGGGGAGAAAAGGACTAAAGATATTAGAAGCTTTCTCACGTAATTTCAATTCATTAAAACAGCCATCTGCAACTTCATTCATACGTTTCTTACACAGCAATAGCATCCATACCTAGAcaacaacataaaacacatatagaaatCCCTGTAATTTTATCTTCGTCAAGAACAGAACGAGAATTATTTTAATTGCAGGAAATTAGTTTTTCTTACACATGAGAATTTCATAAAGATCAAAACCTCCTGCCCCAACAGCATCAGAATGAGATTTAGTAGCAAAAATTAAAGAACAAAGATCTATAATTGCTATCAAAATACTTGTACAAAAATGGTGGAATCGCTATTTTCGGTCCTGTTAAAGCCAGCTCTGATCTTCCACCATGCACAAAAAACAAAAGTTCTGTTTGGATCATAGCATAGAGTACAATCTAGCAGCTATTTTATGGTCATAGAACAACTATTCTTCTTTGAAGTGAAATTTGTATCTGTAAATTGGTGAAATATCAACTCTACCTAATAATTATTACACATCTAAATTTCAACTAAAGATGAGATTGTAGAATACCTTAGTGATCATTCCATGCTTAATGCGACACTGTAACTTCTGGTCTTATCAACATGGGATTGGTCAAATTCACAATTCCAATGGAGCACGGTCAGCAAATTTTAGCAAACACCAAATAGTAAATCAGTGGATCAGCTAGCCTTCATATGGTCACAAGATACAAAAAACAAAATTCCAAGGATAATGAATGCAGAGACCTTATTGCAGCCACATGTTTTCTCAATAAAAAGGAACCCCAGCCTTCATATCCAAAGCAAAACAAACCAAGAAAAAGTTTGGAATTTCTGAATAAGTTACCAGCCACAAAAATTGGAGAGAACATAAACTTGATCAGAAGCTACCTTTGCCGTTGTGATGAAAATCACCCTTACCATAACAAGAACTTGATTTCCAAGTTTGAAGACAGCCAAATTAcaggaaaataaaatactaatagCAGTCTAATACTGCTCGTCTAGATTCAATCTTCAGTAGTAAGTCTATATCCTAAGCAAATTTGACACTTTAGTAACTTAATAGCATATGCATCAAGAGTAAATTTCACTTCATCAGTGAACGTGGCCACTTTTTTCTCACTTTAAAATcacaacatttaaatttttgtaaCAATAAAATCATTGGAATCAAAACTTAATCAAATTCACGCAAGAAAATATGACGCTACAACcatattaacttttaaattattcttaaaGCCTATCTCACTCCCAAAAGCTAGCTAGCTCAAGGAGGGAGGATGGAATACCCAAGACCTTATAAGGAGCACATTATTGCTATCCTAAATCATATAGGAATTTAATACACTCCCCTCGTGCTCAAGACTAAAGGCTGTAGCATGAAACACTTATGATGGGAAGTCCAACGTTGTATGGAGACTCTAATACCATCTTAAAAAATGGGTGAAGCCTAACTCACTCTGTGCAAGGTGGGAGGAGCACTCAATTTTAtaagggcacattacccctacCTCCCAAACCAATGTGAAAATTTAACATATACTTTTACATTTAATGGACCATCCAAGACATTTCTCTCCCCCTTATCCTCAAACTCTTTGTCTCTCCTTGTGACATTGCATGCAAATATGGAAGCAAGAAAGAACAATTATCtctctttctttaattttcacTCTTTTTAAGAAACATATGCTAAAAAGTTAAATATGGTAGCCacatcaaaaaattttattacccTACCAACAGAATTTGGTTTTACTGATTTTACCATGACAAAGCAAAGGTTACACAAATTGCAGCGAATGACTTCCAATGCAAATTAGCCATATGTTTAGTGACTGTACTAAAATATTAAACCATCAACTAAATGTTTGACAGAAAGCATTGACAAAAGAAATGGAGAGAAAGATAACTAATCCAATATAACTAGTTCACAACaaacatttatatttttcagtagCTTTCAGCAAGTTATAGCTACTACAGATAGCCACATGGCTCAAAGTGATGaaagaaacaaataaaaacCTTTAACTAGGACCCTTGCAAATACAGCAGCAGTTCAAAATATCAAAGTAATTTTATCATTCAAGATTTTTCAGTATCCATTGGGCAGCATGGCAGCGCAAAAGACATTACCTGCCCATTAACATGAACAAAGGGaaaaatacacaaccacaaaaATTTGGAACTCTAAGATGTAAAAGATATCTGAGTCAATATTCCAGAAAGCAAACATTTATCTATACAATGGATGACTATTAAATATTGAAGCATTTTATTTTTCAGCTTTAATAAATATGGAGAAGCTATTACCACGTTTCTTGAAAAGGACATTGAAAAGGCGAGCTGactaattttgatattttgcaCTTTTTCTCTTTTGAACTAGAGCCCACCAAAATTGTCTCCTTCAAACTGTGAACCAGACTTGCTTTTATAAATTACTACAATCTTCATTCATTCCTGCACATCTTTCTCTCCCTCTTCAATTCCCAAAAACCCAAACGGTAATATGACCTTAACACTGCATTCATCAACTTCTTTTATCAATCTGAATGACAccaaaagcatcaaaacccctgATGATTTCTCCGGCACAGTTTGCTTCACGCAAATCAAGCTATCATGCCGCCTTAGAGCAAAGCATGCAATCCAAGAAGTACAGCTTTCACATGATAATAACTTCATGATGAAGAGCAGAAGTGACAAGTGGGAGAAGCTACATGCAATATCAGGTCCTCATAGTAGCAATGTTGCTAAGGTGCCTGTGTTTGTGATGCTGCCGCTTGACACAATGACACTAGGGGGAAATTTGAATAAGCCACGAGCAATGAATGCTAGCTTGATGGCCTTGAAGAGTGCAGGTGTAGAAGGAGTGATGGTTGATGCCTGGTGGGGTCTAGTGGAGAAAGATGCACCTCTCAAGTACAAATGGGAAGGATATGCTGAGCTTGTGCAGATGGTGCAAAAGCATGGCCTGAAGCTTCAAGTTGTTATGTCCTTCCATCAGTGTGGAGGGAATGTTGGAGACTCATGCAGGTAACTAAAAGGGTCCATGTTTTACAGCTAAACAATGCATTTAAATTGAGGCATAAACATgcaaaagtttttaatttcgatcattttttttcttttttcaagatTACAAAAAGAAATCATCACCTAGGAATATTGTGCACAGCCCAAGAGCGAAGctataattctttttattttatttctccaAGTGATATCTATTTcagttctcattttctttctatccTTGGTTTCATTTTGAATCTTCTGTTAGAAAAAGACTTGTATTCTTCACATGCTATGGCATGTtaccataacataaaccactCCCACAGATCTTAAAAATGGTTTGGCAATAACTAATTCATATTTTCTCCTGCAATTTTAGCATTCCCCTGCCTCCATGGGTGCTTGAAGAGATTAGTAAGAATCCTGATCTTGTCTACACAGACAGATCAGGTCGGAGGAATCCCGAGTATATATCCTTGGGTTGTGACTCAATACCAGTGCTCAGAGGAAGAACACCCATACAGGTGTACACTGATTACATGAGGAGCTTTCAGAACAGATTCAAAGATTACCTAGGTGAAACTATTGTGGTAAGCTTTTCTATCTGCTATGTATCAGGCATTTTGAAACACAAAAATaggaagaaaagaaggagaaataGACTGAGTTAAGAAAAGGATCAGAAAGGGGAGAAGAATTTGagagaaaaaagagaagaagatatCATTCTTGTATTTAACTCTTGGCTGAATCTTCCTTAGTACAAGCTGCTCTACATATATAGGAATTACTGTAAAGAAATAATTGTTCCCGCCGCTCTATTTCAGCCTCAAAGACactagaaaggaaaaaaaaatcagcaaaacaaagttgcaattATTAAACACAATACATGCTACTATTAGGAACTGCAACGGAATTCAATGTGCAAAAGTAATATACTGAAACTGGACTTCCTTTCTCCATAGTTTCCTTTCTTTGTCTGCCGTCTCCATGTTTCACATTCATCTTCTTTAAGAATTACAAATGCAGCTCCtttgaaaattaatttcctTTTCAGCCTTCTTGAATTTATCCCATTTATCATCCTTGGAAATTGAGACACACTGGAATAGAACTTACAATCATGGTACTCTTTAAGTACTAAGCTCAATTCATTCCCTTTGCTCCAACAGATTCTAGGTTTATGAACTTGAGCTTTAGCTTGAATTGACTCCTTTATTGTTATGGATAGTTGTTACGGTTCCAGTAGTGGATGGTGTCACAGGATGATAGATGGGAAAGAAACTCATTAGAGGGGGCTTTAACACCTCAGACTCGTTAATGAGAGAGTCTTAGATCtcaaattatttgtaatttttcttcttatttcattgaataaaaataatccTCTTATATAGTGGAGGCTCCTACAATCACACAGTACTTCTAATTAGAGTAGAAATCTAATGCAAACTATCCTGAAATAAGATAacagataaatatatttatttgttatgaATTTAGTCTATCCATTATCCATATATGTTATGAATACAACACTTACTTCCATTACCATCTGAAGCAAAATCATCCATTGCTCCATTGAAGAAGGGATTCTCACTTCATATGTAGCTTTTGTTTTCCCCATTGCCGACTCTAATTGCCCCTTAATTCCCTTTTCATCAATTTCCTCCTCAAAATCTTCACTTGCACTAACTATATCAATAGTGAAATCTTGCGTCCTCCCAAAGGCTTTGTCATTCCTATTGAAAACTTCACCTAAGGCATCTTGTTGCTCGCTTAGCCTTTTAGATTTAATCTGGCCTAAAATTGAGCTTATTCCTTTAGTATCCAAACAAAATGTTTGGAACTACCTTGATCCCTTGATTAAGAATTACAGAAATCCCAGAAGTGGGTAATAGTTCTCTGCTCTTGGGTCTGGCCAGTTCATCTTTACTGCTGGAAACTCCCTTGTCCTTATCTTCCATCATAACATTCATAAATATTAGCCATTCCCCTCTGAATGCGTTGAGATTTCTGGTGGACTGTCTTTCCATGTCTTCTCTGAATTCCTGGACATTCTTCTGCACCTTTTCTTGGAGAGTATCTTTATCTGTTCCTCCAGTTTTGCTATCCTTACCATCATTGTTCCAGCCATAATTCTGACCCCCAAGACTGAAAATTATTCAGTCCCACCAATTGAAAATTCAAAAGTATAATGGAAGAATTTCAAGAAAGGaagcagatttgaggaaggaaaAGGGATTTCCAGAATTGAAGAAAGAAACCAATTTCAGCATTTCTGcaaaaggagaaggaagaatgTAGAGAAAAAGACATCTGGAtttagagaaagaaagaaagaaagaaagtaagAAGAAGAATATGTCCTGCACAGGAAGAGGAGATTAATACAGAAGAAATAAAAAGGGAAGAAATTTCAGGaaagaaggaagaaaaagaatggCGGGAAAGAGGATAGAGATCTCAggaaagaaggaagaagaacaaCAACAAGCCTGGGACTTTGAAAACACTAACCTAATTTAAACAACAACAAGCCTGGAACTTTGAAAACACTAACCTAATTTAAAGCTATGCTGCTCAGAACCAGTTCTGATACTAATTGTTATGTATCAGGCCTGCAATAGCCCTTGAAACAGAGAAATAGGgagaaaaatagaaagaaataGACTGGattggagaaaaaaaaacaaaaagaggaGAAGATTTAGAGAGAAAATAGAGAAGATAATTCTGGCATTTGATTCTTGAATGAATCATCCTTAGTACAAGCTATTCCACATATAGGTATTCCTATAAAGAAATCATTGTTCCCGCTACTTACTAACTAATTCCCAGCTGACTCTATTAACTTCCATACTCTTCCTTTATTACAATTGCAGCCCCAAAGAccctctatttattttcaacacCCTTTATTCTCCTCATCACTACACTATCCAATCCATCATATATTTTGATGTTACTTTGTAAGTGAGGATAGGGTTCATGTAAAAATGGCTAGAGTACACATTCAGCAAATCATTTCacaagaagaaacagaataataAGACTGAAACTAGTGTCTTCAATCTTAGTTAGAAGAAGTCTTATTCATGTAAATGCATCAGAGAATAGAGCTATTTTATAATCTATGGACATTTTAATGGGAAAAGAGTGCAATTAATTAAATGTGCAATGCATCAAGGAGACAAAAGATACTGCTTTATGAGACAAATAAACATAAGAAGGGGAAGAAAAGAACAGGAAGATAAGAGAGGATGTTTCACAGATACATTCTACAGCTGCCTTTTACACGAAAGAATGCACATAATAGAATTAAAGAAAAACAACTATTGCACCCTCCAAATTGTCCTTGACATCTGATAGTACAGCTGATAAATCACAAGTGTGAACATAGTTTGAAATCTATGGGAATAATAGCatactaaaaaataagaaaaagatgcTGTTCCAATTTACGGAAGtagatgaaaaataaaaataaataattaattaattaaaaaaactgaCTCCTATATATAAGACAAGAAATCCAGCATGctggaagaagaaaaaaaaaggtcaAATGACAAATTCAATGCTTTTTGTTGAGAATTGAATTCATCATCTATATGGGGAAAAATCATTTCAGAGAGTCGTTTTATTACAtgattgatttttcttttttactttaaaGTGAAAAGATGCTCCTAGTTCTAATCATTCTACCAATTAGAACACATCATACAGACAGGTCATATTGACAAAAATTAGTCTGTTTATAGCGTGTATAAGTTGTCATTACTTCTTTAAAACTCAGCAACAGCCTTTTGAGTTGGATAAATGTGACACCCTCGTCCTTGTTTCCTCCTTCCCCCAAAGATCACAGGAGGGATGAACTAAGATGTatggaagaaaaagaaaaaagaaaacaaataacTAAGCATAACGTACTCCATATTGTTGGGGAATTTCTCGACTGTCAACACCAGTTCAATTCAAACTACACATGTCAAAACCAATAGGTAAGCCTGTCTACATTTTCTTTGTAAGAAAAGAAATATCATTAAGAAAGCAAGTATATTAAAAACAGAAATCCCTAAAGCATAATTCCACATATTGCCTTCCTCACAAATAACATGAGTGAATATGCTGCTTCTTAAAGCTTAAGAAACTGAATTGATCTCTATTGCAGGAAATTCAAGTGGGGATGGGACCCTGCGGAGAGCTAagatacccagcttatccagaAAGCAATGGAACATGGAGGTTTCCTGGAATTGGTGAATTCCAATGCTATGACAAGGTAAATTCTGCAATTTGCACCCCGAAAGTGCAGTACTTCCTATCCTTAGTATAGTGGTCTGCCAGTTTGAACTATCCACAGAATGAATGGCATATAACACATATAGAGTCGTGATTGATGCATCTTAGACAAACAGCCATGTGGAATcacattattaaaataaaaccaAAGAGGTACTTATTCACTTTTGAAAGGATAAAATCCTAAAAAAATTTCTATGTTGAATAGTACATGAAAGCTTCACTGGAAGCAGCAGCTGAAGCAATTGGAAAGAGGGACTGGGGACGAGGTGGACCCCATGATGCTGGCCATTACAATCAATTTCCTGAAGAAACTGGATTTTTCCAAAGAGGTGGAACATGGAACACTGATTATGGACAGTTTTTCTTAGAATGGTACTCAGGCAAGCTACTGGATCATGGTGACAGAATCCTAGCAGCTGCGAAAGGAATATTTCAAGGATCTGGAGCAAAGCTATCTGGAAAAGTAGCTGGAATTCATTGGCATTACAGAACAAGATCTCATGCAGCTGAACTCACAGCAGGTTACTACAACACCAGACACCACGATGGCTACCTACCAGTAGCACGAATGTTTAGCAAACAAGGAGTTGTATTCAATTTCACCTGCATGGAAATGCGAGATCAAGAACAACCTGAAAGCGCAAACTGCTCACCAGAAGGATTAGTGCGGCAGGTGAAGATGGTCACAAGAACTGCTGGAATTGAACTGGCTGGAGAAAATGCATTGGAGAGGTATGATGCAGGTGCATACGCACAAGTTTTAGCAACAAGTAGATCAGAATCTGGCAACCAATTGGCAGCATTTACGTATCTAAGAATGAATAAGAAGCTGTTCGAAAGGAGTAATTGGCGACACCTTGTGGAGTTTGTAAAAAGCATGTCAGAACAGGGCCAAAACAAAAGACTAGCTGAGTGCGACTCCAGAGGAACAGACCTTTATGTTGGCTTTATCAAAGACAAGAATGTCAAAAGGACCAAGGAAGCTGCTCTTGCATAAACATATGCACATATTAATGTATAATCAATAATGGTGAAAAGATCAGTACAGCATAGGCCAAGGAGGGGAACAACTAGCAGAAAAAAGTAAAGAAATATCACACAAAACACCATACTTTTGGCTTGATAGATATGCCATACTCTGAGATGGTTAGAACAAGAATAAAATACTGTGTTTATATCTAATGTTTTCTAGTCCAAATTAAGGA
This window encodes:
- the LOC110601569 gene encoding beta-amylase 3, chloroplastic, whose product is MTLTLHSSTSFINLNDTKSIKTPDDFSGTVCFTQIKLSCRLRAKHAIQEVQLSHDNNFMMKSRSDKWEKLHAISGPHSSNVAKVPVFVMLPLDTMTLGGNLNKPRAMNASLMALKSAGVEGVMVDAWWGLVEKDAPLKYKWEGYAELVQMVQKHGLKLQVVMSFHQCGGNVGDSCSIPLPPWVLEEISKNPDLVYTDRSGRRNPEYISLGCDSIPVLRGRTPIQVYTDYMRSFQNRFKDYLGETIVEIQVGMGPCGELRYPAYPESNGTWRFPGIGEFQCYDKYMKASLEAAAEAIGKRDWGRGGPHDAGHYNQFPEETGFFQRGGTWNTDYGQFFLEWYSGKLLDHGDRILAAAKGIFQGSGAKLSGKVAGIHWHYRTRSHAAELTAGYYNTRHHDGYLPVARMFSKQGVVFNFTCMEMRDQEQPESANCSPEGLVRQVKMVTRTAGIELAGENALERYDAGAYAQVLATSRSESGNQLAAFTYLRMNKKLFERSNWRHLVEFVKSMSEQGQNKRLAECDSRGTDLYVGFIKDKNVKRTKEAALA